AAAATCTCAATTAACCTTGATGGAAGTGGAAACTACAACGTAAAAACCGATATACCGTTCCTCACCCATATGCTTGAGCTTTTTTCAAAACACGGACTATTTGATTTAGAAGTAAAAGCTACTGGAGACGTAGAAGTTGATCACCACCACCTTATAGAAGATGTAGGAATAGTACTTGGATGCGTCATAAAAAAGGCACTTAAAGATAAAAAGGGAATAAACAGATACGGGTTCTTTACTCTACCTATGGATGAAACCTTAGTTTCTTGTGCCATAGACCTTTCAGGACGTCCTTACTTTATATATCAAGGTTTCCCTCAAAATGCTACTTTAAATAACATTGAGTTTGATCTTTTTAGAGAGTTTTGGAAGTCTTTCTCTTTCTCCTTAGAGTGTAATCTACATATTAATTGCCATTACGGATTAAACCTTCACCACATGGCAGAAGGAACTTTCAAGTGTGTAGCAAGAGCTCTAAGAATGGCAGTAGAGATTGATAACAGAGTGAAGGGGATTCCATCAACAAAGGAGACGTTATGAGTAATAACGTTCTAGAAGAATTAAGAAAAGTTAAACCTTTACTATACGAAAAATATGGAGTCAAAGAAATACTACTATTTGGTTCATTTGCAAGATCTGAAGGAAAGGAAAACAGTGACGTAGATCTACTAGTAGAATTCAAAGAAGGATTTGAAACTTTCAGGAATTACATGAACCTGAAAGAGTTCTTGGAACATCTATTTCAAAGACCGGTAGATCTAGTAATAAAGAAATCACTTAAACCTTTCTTAAAAAAGAAAGTAGAGGAAGAGGCAATTCATGTCTAAACGTTCAGTAGAAATTTACCTACTTGATATCCTTGACGAAATAAAACGTATTGAAAGATTTTTTTCTTCTGTTTCTTCTGAAAATGAATTAAAAAGCAACGAACTAGTTTATTATGCAACATTAAAATGTCTTGAAAATATTGGAGAAGCTGTTAAACATATTCCAGAAAGTATTAAAAACCTCTATCCTCAAGTCCCTTGGAAACAAATAGTTNNNNNNNNNNGAGTATTTTGGAGTTTCCGTTCCCATTATCTATGACGTTGTAATTAACGAGCTACCAGCATTGAAAAGTGTAATTCAAGAAATTCTAGATAACGTAATAAAGGGAGGTAAAAATGAAAGTTGAACGTTCTAAAACCCTTTTTGAGGAAGCTAAAAAATACATTCCTGGAGGAGTAAACAGTCCAGTAAGAGCATTTAAATCTGTTGGTGATACCCCCAGGTTTATAGCAAAAGCCCAAGGTTCTCATATTTGGGATGTAGATGGAAATGAATACATTGATTATGTATGCTCTTGGGGACCAATGATCTTAGGACACGCCCATCCTGAAGTAATTAAAGCTATTCAAGAACAAGCCGAAAAAGGAACAAGTTACGGAGCTCCAACTGAACTTGAAGTGAAGCTTGCAAAAATGATAGTAGATCTTGTTCCTTCTGTTGAAAAAGTAAGAATGGTTAACTCCGGAACAGAAGCGACTATGTCTGCAATAAGACTTGCAAGAGGTTATACAGGAAGAAACAAAGTAATTAAGTTTGAAGGTGGTTATCATGGTCACGTTGACGCCCTTCTTGTTAAAGCTGGTTCCGGACTTACAACTTTTGGAGTTCCAACAAGTCCAGGAATTCCAGAAGATTTTGCCAAACACACAATTACAGTTCCATTTAACGATATAGATGCCCTAAAGAAAGTAATTGACGAAGTTGGGGATGACGTCGCTGCAGTTATTATGGAACCTGTTATGGCAAACGCAGGTCTCATAATCCCTGAAGAAGGATACTTAGAGAAGGTTAGAGAAATAACTCTTGAAAAAGGTATTATTCTTATCTTTGACGAAGTAATAACAGGATTTAGACTTTCCCTTGGAGGAGCTCAGGAGTATTTCGGAATAAATCCAGATCTTTCTTGCTTTGGCAAAATCATAGGTGGTGGTCTTCCTGTTGGAGCATTCGGAGGGAAGAAGGAAATAA
This genomic window from Desulfurobacteriaceae bacterium contains:
- the hemL gene encoding glutamate-1-semialdehyde 2,1-aminomutase, which translates into the protein MKVERSKTLFEEAKKYIPGGVNSPVRAFKSVGDTPRFIAKAQGSHIWDVDGNEYIDYVCSWGPMILGHAHPEVIKAIQEQAEKGTSYGAPTELEVKLAKMIVDLVPSVEKVRMVNSGTEATMSAIRLARGYTGRNKVIKFEGGYHGHVDALLVKAGSGLTTFGVPTSPGIPEDFAKHTITVPFNDIDALKKVIDEVGDDVAAVIMEPVMANAGLIIPEEGYLEKVREITLEKGIILIFDEVITGFRLSLGGAQEYFGINPDLSCFGKIIGGGLPVGAFGGKKEIMDYLAPEGPVYQAGTLSGNPLAMIAGIKTLELLQQEGVYESLKKKTEKLSEGLKEAAKEAGIYDKLCFKMIESISIVYFTNKDVKNYQDALTSNTDAYAKFFRKMLEQGVYLAPSQFEVAFMSTAHTEEDIEKTIEAAKVAFKEVKDML
- a CDS encoding HepT-like ribonuclease domain-containing protein, whose protein sequence is MSKRSVEIYLLDILDEIKRIERFFSSVSSENELKSNELVYYATLKCLENIGEAVKHIPESIKNLYPQVPWKQIV
- a CDS encoding nucleotidyltransferase family protein, translating into MSNNVLEELRKVKPLLYEKYGVKEILLFGSFARSEGKENSDVDLLVEFKEGFETFRNYMNLKEFLEHLFQRPVDLVIKKSLKPFLKKKVEEEAIHV
- the hisB gene encoding imidazoleglycerol-phosphate dehydratase HisB — encoded protein: MRKAELKRKTKETDVKISINLDGSGNYNVKTDIPFLTHMLELFSKHGLFDLEVKATGDVEVDHHHLIEDVGIVLGCVIKKALKDKKGINRYGFFTLPMDETLVSCAIDLSGRPYFIYQGFPQNATLNNIEFDLFREFWKSFSFSLECNLHINCHYGLNLHHMAEGTFKCVARALRMAVEIDNRVKGIPSTKETL